The Arachis hypogaea cultivar Tifrunner chromosome 19, arahy.Tifrunner.gnm2.J5K5, whole genome shotgun sequence genome has a window encoding:
- the LOC112777491 gene encoding protein NDL1 isoform X1, giving the protein MGESSDSLSIDIDLIPLGGKEFTVKTSKGSVSVLVCGDQEKPALITYPDVALNYVSCFQGLLFCPEAASLLLHNFCIYHIDAPGHELGADVISSDEPLLCVDDLADQVAEVLDFFGLKEVLCLGVTAGAYILTLFAMKYKERVLGLILVTPICRAPSWAEWLYNKVLMNLLYFYGMCSLLKECLLQRYFSKELRGSVQGAESDIILTCRRLLDERQSLNVMRFLQAINVRQDLTEGLKNLQCKTLIFAGESSPFHAESVYMSTKIDRKICALVEVQACGSLVTEEHPNSMIFPLECFLMGFGYQRQQYFASSSSNGSNPASPSGNHSCIAPELLSPASLGIKLKPIRTRVDVEI; this is encoded by the exons ATGGGCGAGTCAAGTGACTCACTCTCCATTGACATTGATTTGATACCTTTAGGTGGAAAG GAATTCACGGTTAAAACAAGTAAAGGTTCAGTTTCTGTGCTTGTTTGTGGGGATCAAGAAAAGCCAGCTTTAATAACCTACCCAGATGTGGCTCTTAATT ATGTATCTTGTTTCCAGGGTCTGTTGTTCtgcccagaagctgcttctttgtTGCTTCATAACTTCTGCATTTATCACATTGATGCTCCTGGCCATGAG TTGGGAGCCGATGTGATTTCGTCGGACGAGCCATTGCTCTGTGTGGATGACCTTGCAGACCAAGTTGCAGAAGTTCTTGATTTCTTTGG GCTGAAAGAGGTTCTGTGCTTGGGTGTAACTGCTGGTGCTTACATCCTGACACTATTTGCA ATGAAATACAAGGAGCGCGTGCTTGGATTGATTCTTGTTACACCTATCTGTAGAGCGCCTTCATGGGCCGAATGGCTCTACAACAAG GTCTTAATGAATTTATTATACTTCTACGGCATGTGCAGCTTACTTAAGGAATGCCTTCTGCAGCGTTACTTCAGCAAG GAACTTAGGGGCAGTGTCCAGGGAGCAGAATCAGACATAATCCTAACTTGCCGACGG CTTCTGGATGAAAGGCAAAGCTTGAATGTTATGCGTTTTCTTCAAGCAATTAATGt AAGGCAGGATCTCACTGAGGGTCTGAAGAACTTGCAATGTAAGACACTCATATTTGCAGGTGAAAGTAGTCCCTTCCATGCTGAATCTGTCTACATGAGCACAAAAATTGACCGGAAAATCTGTGCACTTGTTGAG GTTCAAGCTTGTGGCTCACTAGTAACAGAAGAGCATCCAAATTCCATGATATTTCCACTTGAGTGTTTCTTGATGGGTTTTGGCTACCAAAGACAACAATATTTTGCTTCATCATCAAGCAATGGCTCGAATCCAGCCAGCCCCTCTGGTAATCATTCATGCATAGCGCCAGAACTCCTCTCTCCGGCAAGTTTAGGAATTAAGCTCAAGCCTATCCGAACTAGGGTTGATGTTGAAATCTGA
- the LOC112777491 gene encoding protein NDL1 isoform X2 — translation MWLLIGLLFCPEAASLLLHNFCIYHIDAPGHELGADVISSDEPLLCVDDLADQVAEVLDFFGLKEVLCLGVTAGAYILTLFAMKYKERVLGLILVTPICRAPSWAEWLYNKVLMNLLYFYGMCSLLKECLLQRYFSKELRGSVQGAESDIILTCRRLLDERQSLNVMRFLQAINVRQDLTEGLKNLQCKTLIFAGESSPFHAESVYMSTKIDRKICALVEVQACGSLVTEEHPNSMIFPLECFLMGFGYQRQQYFASSSSNGSNPASPSGNHSCIAPELLSPASLGIKLKPIRTRVDVEI, via the exons ATGTGGCTCTTAATT GGTCTGTTGTTCtgcccagaagctgcttctttgtTGCTTCATAACTTCTGCATTTATCACATTGATGCTCCTGGCCATGAG TTGGGAGCCGATGTGATTTCGTCGGACGAGCCATTGCTCTGTGTGGATGACCTTGCAGACCAAGTTGCAGAAGTTCTTGATTTCTTTGG GCTGAAAGAGGTTCTGTGCTTGGGTGTAACTGCTGGTGCTTACATCCTGACACTATTTGCA ATGAAATACAAGGAGCGCGTGCTTGGATTGATTCTTGTTACACCTATCTGTAGAGCGCCTTCATGGGCCGAATGGCTCTACAACAAG GTCTTAATGAATTTATTATACTTCTACGGCATGTGCAGCTTACTTAAGGAATGCCTTCTGCAGCGTTACTTCAGCAAG GAACTTAGGGGCAGTGTCCAGGGAGCAGAATCAGACATAATCCTAACTTGCCGACGG CTTCTGGATGAAAGGCAAAGCTTGAATGTTATGCGTTTTCTTCAAGCAATTAATGt AAGGCAGGATCTCACTGAGGGTCTGAAGAACTTGCAATGTAAGACACTCATATTTGCAGGTGAAAGTAGTCCCTTCCATGCTGAATCTGTCTACATGAGCACAAAAATTGACCGGAAAATCTGTGCACTTGTTGAG GTTCAAGCTTGTGGCTCACTAGTAACAGAAGAGCATCCAAATTCCATGATATTTCCACTTGAGTGTTTCTTGATGGGTTTTGGCTACCAAAGACAACAATATTTTGCTTCATCATCAAGCAATGGCTCGAATCCAGCCAGCCCCTCTGGTAATCATTCATGCATAGCGCCAGAACTCCTCTCTCCGGCAAGTTTAGGAATTAAGCTCAAGCCTATCCGAACTAGGGTTGATGTTGAAATCTGA